CGACGCGGCTGCCGCTTTCGACTGGTACCGCAGCGAGAGCCACATGGCCTACGCCCGCCCCGAGGACGTGGTCACCGGCAACAAGGCCGACAACTACGTGCGCCGTCCCGTCGCCACGGCGGGCATGAAGGAAGGCGTCCGCTATCAGCTCTATGACAGCGCCGACGGCCACGTGCTGTTCATGGCCTCCGAGCAGGCATTCTGGAAGAACTTCTGCGCCGGCGTCGGCCGCATCGATCTTTTCGAGAAATGGCCGGGCTCGAAATACGCCGACCACGCGCGCGGCAATCGCGAACTCCAGGCCATCCTGCGCGACATCTTCCGCTCGCGCAAGACCCGGGAATGGCTCGACTTCGGTGTCGAGTTCAACACGCCGATCGCCCCCGTCAACACGCCGGCGAACATCGTGGACGACCCCCAGTTCAAGGACCGTTTCCACGTGCTGCCGCAGGAGCGGCACGGCGCCGACATGCTCGGCTTTCCGGTCAAGTTCATCGGCGAGCCCGAGGTTGCCCCCGAACGCGCGCCGACCGTTGGAGAACACACCGAAGCCGTGCTGAACAAGGTCCTCGGCTATGACGCCACCCGGATCGCCGAACTGCGCGAAAAGGGTGCCCTCGGCTGATCGTGCGCAGCGCGTCATGCAATGAAACATGAGCGGCCACATTCGATACCGCAAGCGCGGAGCGGGCACGAGGTGGCTGCATAAAATCGATTCGACAGGAAGGGCGCACGACATCCGGTGCGCCCCACGCATCGAAACAGCATCCGGAGGCAATGACACATGGACAGTCCCCTTCATACCCCGCTCTGCGACAAGCTCGGCATCGAGTATCCCGTCGTCGCCTTCACACACTGCAAGGACGTCGCCGTCGCAGTGATAAACGCCGGTGGTTTCGCCGTGCTGGGCGAGGCCCTGCACACCCCGGACCAGATCGCCGCCGACATCAAGTGGATCCGCGAGCGCATCGGCGGCAAGCCATTCGGCATCGACCTCGTTCTGCCCTCCTCGGTGCCCGAGGAGAAGACCGTCGACGAACTGATGGCGATGATTCCGCAGGAGCAACGCGATTTCGAGCAGCAGATCAAGCGCAAGTACAACGTCCCCGATCCCAAGGTGGCGCCGGACATTCACCACTGGGGCGGGCTGGACCAGAAGCGTGCGCTCGACCAGCTCGAGGTCATCTTCGACGAGCGCGTGCCGGTGTTTGCCTCCGGCCTGGGATCGCCGGCCTTTTTGCTCAAGCGCGCGCACGAGCTGGGCATGCAGGTGTGGGGCCTGGTCGGCAAGCCACGGCAGGCCAAGCGCCAGATCGAGGCCGGCACCGACGTCATCATTGCCCAGGGCTACGATGCCGCAGGCCACACCGGCAATATCGGCACCTTCTCCATCGTCCCGCAAGTGGTAGATGCGGCGCGTGGCACGGGCGTCCCGGTGATCGCCGCGGGCGGCGTCACCACCGGTCGCCACCTCGCTGCAGCGCTCGCGCTCGGCGCCGACGGCGTGTGGACGGGCTCGCTGTGGCTGACCTCGCGCGAATCGGACGTCAACATGCCCCTCAAGGAGCGTCTGCTCGAGGCCGAGACCGAGGACACCATGTACTCGAACTGCATCTCGGGCTACACCATGCGCACCACGCGCTGCCCGTGGCACGACGAGTGGATGAGCGACGCCGCACCCGCAGTGCTCAAGCCACCGCTGCAGATGATCCTGTCGTCGAACTACATTCAGGGCTCGCTGGACTATCAGCGCAAGGACCTGATGACCGAGGCCGCCGGCCAGGGCATCCACTACGTCAAGGAGATGAAGCCCGCCCGGCAGATCCTTTCCGACATCGTCGAGGAGGCACTCGATGTCTTCGACCGATTCTCAGCCTGAGTCGCCCTTCAGTGCCGGGTTCGAACCGGCACTTCGCGACCTCGAGGCCGAATGCGACGGGGGCCGCCCGATCGAAGGCACCCACTTCGCCGGGCGGCAATCCTTTACCGGCCGCCTGACCGGACATTACCGGGACTACGGCCCCTATCCCTGGCGCTGGTACCTGCTCGGCTCGCTCACACGCAAACCCGAGGGCTTCGCCCATGAAG
This region of Thauera sp. JM12B12 genomic DNA includes:
- a CDS encoding nitronate monooxygenase; amino-acid sequence: MDSPLHTPLCDKLGIEYPVVAFTHCKDVAVAVINAGGFAVLGEALHTPDQIAADIKWIRERIGGKPFGIDLVLPSSVPEEKTVDELMAMIPQEQRDFEQQIKRKYNVPDPKVAPDIHHWGGLDQKRALDQLEVIFDERVPVFASGLGSPAFLLKRAHELGMQVWGLVGKPRQAKRQIEAGTDVIIAQGYDAAGHTGNIGTFSIVPQVVDAARGTGVPVIAAGGVTTGRHLAAALALGADGVWTGSLWLTSRESDVNMPLKERLLEAETEDTMYSNCISGYTMRTTRCPWHDEWMSDAAPAVLKPPLQMILSSNYIQGSLDYQRKDLMTEAAGQGIHYVKEMKPARQILSDIVEEALDVFDRFSA
- a CDS encoding CoA transferase; protein product: MQPPPPLSSLRVIESSILGPAAITTALADLGADVIKVESPTGDYIREMTWPIIEGVSLMHYHLNRGKKSITLDLKVEVARGIYRELVRGADVVIEASKPGALARYGLGYDDLRKINPKIVFCTVSGYGMTGPYKDMPSHGIAYDTWSGIVKPAYDEEGFCYIPEHIGIGINAAPLFGGLAVLAGVIRARETGEGCFMELAQSDAAAAFDWYRSESHMAYARPEDVVTGNKADNYVRRPVATAGMKEGVRYQLYDSADGHVLFMASEQAFWKNFCAGVGRIDLFEKWPGSKYADHARGNRELQAILRDIFRSRKTREWLDFGVEFNTPIAPVNTPANIVDDPQFKDRFHVLPQERHGADMLGFPVKFIGEPEVAPERAPTVGEHTEAVLNKVLGYDATRIAELREKGALG